The Nocardia arthritidis genome has a window encoding:
- a CDS encoding DUF6542 domain-containing protein, with the protein MAASQSARSRVPAPQRSILPSVPGLPVGAAILIAVVCTFVGFVIDARGGGDDLTYWFAGFYIVGCVAAVLVVRYRGLFTTMVLPPLLLFIAVPLAYERLAGHTSTSLRDILFNLAIPLVHRFPLMALATAIVVVLGIVRIVMNRREGGDTTAKATKKPRSRSTESLRRAASKRGRADDTDDETEAPRRRRRPQPEIDDPDTVQHLPRVNRRPQAEVADGPPRVAGRGYPRDARTRTGRPVPPPRPDLDQPRSTVTRARGDIPPHPQPNVRYRDRDAAPRQPNPNRAELRPNRRERRDPNDYDY; encoded by the coding sequence CTCGATACTGCCGTCGGTTCCGGGTCTTCCGGTCGGTGCGGCGATCCTGATCGCGGTCGTATGCACGTTCGTGGGCTTCGTGATCGACGCTCGCGGCGGAGGTGACGACCTCACCTACTGGTTCGCGGGTTTCTATATCGTGGGCTGCGTCGCCGCGGTGCTCGTCGTGCGCTATCGAGGGCTGTTCACCACCATGGTGTTGCCGCCGCTGCTGCTCTTCATCGCCGTGCCGCTGGCCTATGAGCGGTTGGCCGGTCATACCTCGACCTCGCTGCGGGACATCCTGTTCAATCTGGCCATACCGCTGGTCCACCGCTTTCCGCTGATGGCGCTGGCCACCGCGATCGTGGTGGTGCTCGGCATCGTGCGCATCGTCATGAACCGGCGCGAGGGCGGCGACACAACCGCGAAGGCCACCAAGAAGCCCCGATCGCGCTCGACCGAGAGCCTGCGCCGGGCCGCGTCCAAGCGCGGCCGCGCCGACGACACCGATGACGAGACCGAAGCGCCGCGGCGGCGCAGGCGACCACAGCCGGAGATCGACGACCCGGACACCGTGCAGCATCTGCCGAGGGTGAACCGTCGCCCGCAGGCCGAGGTGGCCGACGGTCCGCCGCGCGTCGCGGGCCGCGGCTATCCGCGCGACGCCCGCACCCGCACCGGCCGTCCGGTGCCGCCCCCGAGGCCCGATCTCGACCAACCGCGCAGCACCGTCACCCGGGCGCGCGGCGATATTCCGCCGCACCCCCAGCCCAACGTCCGCTACCGGGACCGCGACGCCGCGCCGCGGCAGCCGAATCCGAATCGTGCCGAGCTGCGGCCGAATCGGCGCGAACGCCGCGATCCGAACGACTACGACTACTGA